A part of Acropora palmata chromosome 6, jaAcrPala1.3, whole genome shotgun sequence genomic DNA contains:
- the LOC141883607 gene encoding transient receptor potential cation channel subfamily A member 1-like, with protein sequence MMNIDFVSSPIKATNSVDCCRSTDGILFELEPLMHRTQDMFDAAASGHVNDIQSFLSNNNYATDVQDQNGYSALHHAARMNRERVIEYMSTAGANVDIYSADGFTPLHLAARSGALEALDVLLKKGAQVNATAKNSSRTPLQVASHFGQVKIIQRLLMEKDLDMNATDQEGMTALHAAISRGNKEICDVLLKNEANVTMTTANGQTCLHLAAAGGNASVVLLIIQYASEVHLRQQGDAIGSIKDVPAFYQFINQTDSAQSTALQIAVQAGTAAICEVLIENGADMNIHNKSLHTPLHMAAIGNHSEILEFLIDQGAQALSKDFKQKTALHSAAAFGNLKCLEILLRNCAFLNAKDAADLTPFLCAVAAGKTKCVELLLDSGADISVRDKLQRTCIHLAVEHERENVLQMLVDKCGTGMINTPDEQEKTPLHYAVLSSIEKLRDVLLKNKANCLLKDSTGKTPLHIAAEAGMVRHVEALTKSSLASVSQKDPDDRTPLHFAALNGNGKICSILIRMGAEIESPDAYGWTPLLFAAKSGSAAVIRMLLEVNAKIDHADQSGNTALLIASARGYVDAVEILLDQKASLSPTNDGLNCLDVAIENQQVGVTMAILKNWRWRDILSAKSLDGGNRMGKLIQRFPDAARSVMDRCIQRSAAKRSITYDFRLLDPGCTDESGPGNEPFFGLLEMVKHKRKDLLVHALSRKLLAVKWRTYGWFVFWTNLAMYAVFLFVMSYFMLTQRKQITLTKRRNANSENVFKKNNKFNEISPYLILVFALFHLLKELYQIGAQRMKYFTQATNLLEWILYLGTTIFILPYVSSDLAYLRGDPRVAWQIGTVAIFLGYMNLILFMQTLKRVGIYVTMFFQVARTVLRALSFFTLFSLAFSVVFFILFKEQDAFASFDMALMQVLKMTLGELDYDTVMVDSLNETNSITKAPLLPYRESSTLFMAIFIFVMPIILTNLLVGLAVGDIESVQKQAFLKNKEKIVDFVVGIERKFPKFITSRLYKPQLVVTGRSFVRNISQKKLDTFKDKDLVDEDAKSEIEEDPSLAVLTNDLAMVKQRQAAIMNMMQDQMNILKVVASKVGAGAHQEVWGSDRAPREAIR encoded by the exons ATGATGAACATTGACTTTGTCTCTTCGCCAATAAAGGCAACAAACTCAGTGGATTGCTGCCGTTCCACAGATGGAATACTCTTCGAATTGGAGCCACTTATGCACAGAACACAAGATATGTTTGATGCCGCTGCCAGCGGACACGTCAACGACATCCAATCGTTTTTGTCGAATAACAACTACGCGACGGACGTTCAAGATCAAAACGGTTACAGCGCTCTACATCATGCCGCTAGAATGAACCGTGAACGGGTTATTGAGTATATGTCGACGGCTGGTGCTAACGTGGATATCTACAGCGCGGACGGCTTCACACCGCTTCACTTAGCCGCAAG ATCAGGTGCCTTGGAAGCGCTGGACGTTCTTTTGAAGAAAGGAGCCCAGGTAAACGCAACAGCGAAAAACAGTTCTCGCACCCCTCTTCAAGTAGCTTCGCACTTTGGTCAAGTAAAAATTATCCAAAGGCTGCTTATGGAGAAGGACCTAGACATGAATGCAACTGACCAGGAAGGAATGACTGCTCTTCATGCCGCCATAAGCCGGGGCAACAAGGAGATCTGTGACGTTCTTCTTAAAAACGAGGCTAATGTTACCATGACAACAGCAAATGGCCAAACTTGCCTTCATCTAGCGGCGGCTGGTGGGAATGCAAGTGTTGTGTTGTTGATTATTCAGTACG CCTCTGAAGTTCATTTACGCCAACAGGGCGATGCTATTGGATCCATCAAGGATGTGCCAGCATTCTACCAGTTCATTAACCAGACTGATTCCGCTCAAAGCACAGCTCTTCAAATAGCCGTTCAGGCAGGGACTGCAGCAATATGCGAGGTCCTCATAGAGAACGGTGCTGATATGAATATACACAATAAGTCCCTTCATACTCCTTTGCACATGGCGGCCATTGGGAATCATTCAGAGATTCTGGAATTTCTCATCGATCAAGGAGCACAAGCGCTTTCCAAGGACTTCAAACAGAAGACTGCTTTGCACAG cgCGGCAGCATTTGGAAACTTAAAATGCCTCGAGATTCTTTTGAGAAACTGTGCATTTCTGAACGCCAAAGACGCTGCTGATTTGACGCCTTTTCTTTGTGCTGTCGCTGCGGGAAAAACGAAATGCGTGGAATTGCTTTTAGATTCAGGAGCAGATATCTCGGTTCGTGACAAATTACAGCGAACGTGTATTCACTTGGCCGTGGAACATGAACGGGAGAACGTGCTGCAGATGCTGGTCGACAAGTGTGGAACAGGAATGATAAATACTCCAGATGAACAAGAAAAGACACCTCTTCACTACGCTGTTTTGTCCTCAATTGAAAAG CTGCGAGatgttttgttgaaaaacaaagcaaactgcTTGCTGAAGGACAGCACTGGGAAAACACCATTGCATATTGCAGCTGAAGCAGGAATGGTCCGCCACGTTGAAGCCCTCACAAAGTCGTCTCTTGCCTCCGTTTCTCAAAAGGATCCGGATGACAGAACACCATTGCATTTCGCTGCACTTAATGGGAATGG GAAAATCTGCTCCATTCTAATCCGAATGGGTGCCGAGATTGAGTCACCTGACGCCTATGGCTGGACTCCACTGCTGTTTGCTGCAAAAAGTGGTTCAGCTGCAGTGATTCGTATGCTTCTTGAAGTCAATGCTAAAATAGACCACGCAGACCAATCAGGAAACACCGCACTGCTCATAGCGTCAGCAAGAGGTTACGTGGATGCGGTGGAAATCCTTTTGGATCAGAAGGCAAGCTTAAGTCCCACAAACGATGGATTAAATTGCCTGGACGTTGCTATAGAGAACCAACAGGTCGGAGTTACCATGgctattttgaaaaattggag GTGGAGAGACATCTTGTCAGCAAAAAGCCTAGATGGCGGAAATCGCATGGGCAAACTGATTCAACGGTTCCCGGATGCAGCAAGATCAGTCATGGATCGTTGTATCCAGCGCTCAGCGGCGAAGCGATCGATCACCTACGACTTTCGACTTCTTGATCCAGGTTGTACGGATGAGAGTGGACCTGGTAATGAGCCATTTTTTGGCTTGTTAGAGATGGTAAAGCACAAACGAAAGGACCTACTGGTCCACGCCCTCAGCCGCAAATTGTTAGCTGTAAAATGGCGGACTTACGGTTGGTTTGTTTTCTGGACAAACCTTGCCATGTACGCGGTCTTCCTCTTCGTGATGTCCTATTTCATGTTAACACAACGGAAGCAGATTACGCTTACAAAGCGCCGCAACGCAAACTCTGAAAACGTCTtcaaaaagaacaataagTTTAACGAAATAAGTCCTTATTTAATTCTTGTGTTCGCTTTATTTCACTTGCTGAAAGAACTGTACCAAATTGGCGCCCAGCGAATGAAATACTTCACCCAAGCGACAAATCTCCTTGAATGGATTCTTTATTTGGGTACTACGATCTTCATTCTTCCTTACGTCTCAAGTGATCTTGCATATCTACGAGGGGATCCTAGAGTAGCCTGGCAAATAGGAACAGTCGCTATTTTCCTGGGCTACATGAATTTGATCTTATTCATGCAAACCTTGAAAAGAGTTGGTATTTACGTCACCATGTTTTTTCAAGTCGCAAGAACAGTGCTTCGAGCCTTGAGTTTCttcactttgttttctttggccTTCTCCGTAGTATTCTTCATTTTGTTCAAGGAGCAG GATGCCTTCGCCAGCTTTGATATGGCGCTAATGCAGGTCCTTAAAATGACACTTGGCGAGCTTGACTATGATACAGTGATGGTGGACAgcttaaatgaaacaaattccATCACAAAGGCTCCCCTTTTGCCTTACCGGGAGTCCTCAACCTTATTTATGGCTATCTTCATTTTTGTAATGCCGATCATTCTTACGAACCTTCTG GTTGGTTTGGCAGTGGGTGATATAGAATCGGTTCAGAAACAAGCTTTTctgaagaacaaagaaaagatcGTCGACTTCGTGGTTGGAATCGAAAGGAAATTCCCCAAATTTATCACCAGTCGCTTATACAAGCCCCAGCTTGTGGTGACAGGACGGAGTTTTGTCAGGAACATTTCCCAAAA GAAATTGGACACGTTTAAAGACAAAGACCTTGTTGATGAAGATGCAAAATCGGAGATCGAAGAGGACCCTAGCCTAGCAGTTCTAACAAACGACCTGGCGATGGTCAAACAGCGTCAGGCTGCGATCATGAACATGATGCAGGATCAAATGAATATTCTCAAAGTTGTCGCTTCTAAAGTAGGTGCGGGTGCTCACCAAGAGGTTTGGGGGAGCGATAGAGCCCCCAGGGAAGCCATCCGATAG
- the LOC141883604 gene encoding transient receptor potential cation channel subfamily A member 1-like, whose protein sequence is MVDKTDISEEAYVRFSDGKKSSFSLRTKLISPGTVTPLSVCLDHNVEMATYSRKKPEGFHKNFHRMLSSGQGVSVLEVVQQEYLKAGGSQLTSSTEEELINATDSDGCTLLHHAARCNKSATINILLDGGNFDIDQVQNMGFTALHLAVRHKSIEALKLLLKRGADPNKPDNDECTPLLFASRRGYTEIADILLSDERIKVNYANLAKITPLLAACAGGSKPVCEMLLAHNADITTKSSNMTTAVHYAAFSGHAEICELLITTANKLQLPLNDFLEERDVEDSTALHLSCFKGYTGVAKLLLLYGVDYEAVRGVNLSTPLHLTAFRGHEEMTRLLISSGAMVDSKDGHLQTPLHQAARLNHTKIAEILLENGASIEAKNMMDMTPFLIAVAHGAKETVEVLLDRGADLFARDSFHNSGLHLAVMYKRKEMIHTLLKRGKEKLVELRSNDLQTVIHLAARYEEPEILNILEEKHCYSEQDINSKIPLHHAAENGSLECIKALLRFSKFLISLNDRDDKGNTPLHLAASNNHVEAFDLLLAKGGDVGSQDHQQSTPLHLAVQAGSLEIVRRLLNPMLPNTLEIKDTDQNTPLLIACMHNRLDILKLLLDKGADVSALNKDCMSCLDVAIEWDSIQVARTLVKHERWKEVVHASSKDQIPAMEKLIQKLPEVAEIVLDQCITYDHRPINHLEYTVTFNFKPLDPLDCLLSDHYFFGPGAMATYRRERLLNHSVTQALLRWKWLVLGKYLNYFNFATFLAFLVMFSFFIVDKRSRVRLTSNSEIDKGSDSENSSALPGVVLAFVILKIMSEIIQLAWLRLNYFKEYSNLLDLAMEITALIYILPYVTNDELYGNAQVQWRAGTLALLLTYINCILSLRRVSGVAIYISMYVEVFLTFIKVIAIFAVFLIGYALVFHVLLIEEDNFSSVWISFVKIVVMMVGEMDYSDLLSSNVVNSAKVPGTEILYVPLPVLSYIMFMLFVLSVSIILMNLLVGLAVGDIDSIQKTATLRNLIDQANLVDDIQRRYPKWILKYTYQESLVIKPNQNQFLKMLLLSGSGVTDSGFLDSLRKEKSSEGDGDQDLDNYEQQRYEKQEKRIKNLQVTVDAQTELLKAIADKLQIEKR, encoded by the exons ATGGTGGATAAAACGGATATATCCGAAGAAGCCTACGTGCGATTTTCAGATGGAAAAA AGAGCTCTTTTTCACTTAGGACAAAGCTTATCTCCCCTGGAACAGTAACACCACTTAGTGTTTGCCTGGACCACAACGTCGAAATGGCAACTTATTCACGGAAAAAACCAGAGGGATTTCACAAAAACTTTCATAGGATGTTGTCATCGGGACAGGGAGTGAGCGTTTTAGAGGTAGTCCAGCAAGAATACTTGAAGGCAGGCGGCTCTCAATTGACATCGTCGACAGAAGAGGAGTTAATTAACGCTACTGACAGTGATGGATGCACGTTATTGCATCATGCGGCGCGTTGTAATAAATCTGCGACGATCAACATCTTGTTGGATGGCGGCAATTTTGATATTGATCAAGTGCAAAATATGGGATTCACTGCCCTTCATTTGGCTGTTAG ACATAAAAGCATTGAAGCTTTGAAACTGTTACTTAAAAGAGGCGCAGACCCTAACAAACCAGACAACGATGAATGCACGCCGCTTTTGTTTGCATCTCGGAGAGGCTACACAGAAATCGCAGATATTCTACTGAGTGATGAAAGAATAAAAGTGAATTATGCCAACTTGGCCAAAATAACCCCACTTCTTGCAGCCTGTGCGGGCGGAAGCAAACCTGTGTGTGAAATGCTCTTAGCGCATAATGCTGACATAACCACCAAATCTTCGAACATGACAACGGCCGTTCATTATGCTGCTTTCAGCGGACATGCGGAGATCTGTGAATTGCTTATCACAACAG ccaataAACTTCAGCTCCCTCTGAATGATTTCTTAGAAGAAAGAGATGTAGAAGACTCTACTGCCTTACACTTGAGCTGTTTTAAAGGCTACACTGGAGTTGCTAAGTTACTCCTACTGTACGGagtagattacgaagctgttAGAGGAGTGAACTTGAGCACACCGCTCCATCTAACAGCGTTCCGGGGCCACGAGGAAATGACAAGGCTGCTAATTTCAAGTGGTGCAATGGTTGATTCCAAGGACGGGCATTTACAAACACCATTGCATCA AGCTGCGAGGTTGAATCATACAAAAATAGCTGAAATTTTGTTGGAAAATGGAGCGAGCATAGAGGCCAAGAACATGATGGATATGACGCCATTTTTGATCGCTGTAGCTCATGGAGCTAAAGAAACAGTCGAGGTGTTGCTGGACCGTGGAGCTGATCTGTTTGCCAGGGATTCTTTTCACAACAGTGGACTCCATTTAGCTGTCATgtacaaaagaaaggaaatgatTCACACGCTATTAAAGCGAGGCAAGGAAAAGTTGGTTGAATTGAGGAGCAATGACCTACAGACCGTGATACATCTTGCTGCTCGCTACGAGGAGCCAGAG ATTCTGAATATCCTCGAAGAAAAACATTGTTACTCGGAACAAGACATTAATAGCAAGATACCTCTTCATCATGCGGCAGAAAATGGATCGCTTGAGTGTATCAAGGCTCTTTTGAGATTCTCAAAGTTCTTGATATCTTTAAATGATCGAGATGACAAAGGAAACACACCGCTTCACCTCGCAGCCTCAAACAACCATGT CGAAGCTTTCGATTTATTACTTGCAAAAGGAGGCGATGTCGGTAGTCAAGATCATCAACAAAGCACCCCACTCCACCTAGCAGTCCAGGCTGGTTCACTGGAAATTGTGCGGCGTCTGCTAAACCCTATGCTTCCTAATACATTGGAGATAAAAGATACTGATCAGAATACCCCTCTTCTCATAGCATGCATGCACAATCGTCTGGACATACTCAAGCTGTTGTTGGACAAAGGAGCTGATGTTTCGGCGCTAAACAAAGATTGTATGAGTTGCCTGGATGTGGCCATTGAGTGGGATTCAATACAAGTTGCAAGGACCCTCGTGAAACACGAGAG GTGGAAAGAAGTAGTCCATGCGTCATCCAAAGATCAAATACCAGCAATGGAGAAGCTGATACAAAAGCTTCCAGAAGTTGCAGAGATTGTGCTAGATCAGTGCATTACTTACGATCATCGACCAATAAATCACCTTGAATACACAGttactttcaattttaaaCCATTGGATCCGCTCGATTGTCTCCTTAGTGACCATTACTTCTTTGGTCCTGgtgccatggcaacataccGTCGTGAAAGACTCTTGAATCATTCTGTCACACAAGCTCTCTTGCGGTGGAAATGGCTTGTTCTTGGAAAGTACTTAAACTACTTTAATTTTGCTACGTTTCTCGCTTTtcttgtcatgttttctttcttcatagTGGACAAAAGAAGTAGAGTGAGACTCACATCAAACAGTGAAATAGATAAAGGCTCGGACAGTGAAAATTCTTCAGCCCTCCCAGGCGTGGTTTTGGCATTTGTGATCCTGAAAATTATGTCAGAGATTATTCAATTGGCTTGGCTTCGACTTAACTACTTCAAAGAATACTCAAACCTTCTGGACTTGGCAATGGAAATCACAGCACTTATTTACATCCTACCATACGTGACCAATGACGAGCTTTATGGAAATGCTCAAGTGCAATGGAGAGCCGGAACATTGGCCTTGCTTCTTACTTACATCAACTGCATTCTCTCTCTACGTCGTGTGAGCGGAGTTGCCATTTATATATCAATGTATGTCGAAGTTTTCTTAACATTCATCAAAGTGATCGCCATTTTCGCTGTCTTCCTTATCGGTTATGCGTTGGTATTTCACGTTCTTCTCATAGAAGAG GACAACTTTTCATCGGTATGGATCTCGTTTGTTAAAATAGTCGTGATGATGGTCGGTGAAATGGATTACTCTGATTTGCTGAGCAGTAATGTAGTCAACAGTGCAAAAGTACCTGGTACCGAAATCTTGTACGTGCCTCTTCCAGTTCTATCCTACATCATGTTCATGCTGTTTGTCTTGTCAGTGTCCATCATTCTTATGAATCTTCTG GTTGGTCTTGCAGTAGGTGATATTGACTCAATACAAAAGACAGCAACTCTTCGTAATTTAATTGACCAAGCCAATCTGGTAGACGACATTCAAAGGAGGTACCCCAAGTGGATTCTAAAATACACTTATCAGGAATCATTGGTGATAAAACCCAATCAAAATCAGTTTCTCAAGAT GTTACTGCTCTCTGGTTCAGGTGTAACGGATAGTGGATTTCTCGATTCACTTCGAAAAGAGAAATCGAGTGAAGGAGACGGCGATCAGGATTTGGATAACTACGAGCAACAACGatatgaaaaacaagagaagaGAATCAAGAACCTTCAAGTCACCGTGGATGCACAAACTGAACTACTAAAAGCTATAGCTGACAAACTTCAGATTGAAAAACGATGA
- the LOC141883605 gene encoding transient receptor potential cation channel subfamily A member 1-like — MSEEEESPSSVRKKLISETSLDGSTCLDDNVEMDTYSQEKPEGFHKNFHRMLSTGQGVSVLEAVQQECLKEGGSQLTSSTEEELFNATDSDGCTLLHHAARCNKSATINILLDVGNVDIDQVQNMGFTALHLAVRHKSIEALKLLLKRGADPNKPDNDECTPLLFASRRGYTEIADILLSDERIKVNYANLAKITPLLAACAGGSKPMCEMLIAHNADITTKSSNMTTALHYAAFSGHAEICELLITTAKKLQLPLKDFLEERNVEDSTALYMSCFKGYTGVAKLLLQHGVDYEAVRGVNLSTPLHLTAFRGHEEMTRLLISSGAMVDSKDGHLQTPLHQAAKLNHTKIAEVLLENGASIEAKNMMDMTPFLIAVAHGAKETVEVLLDRGADLFARDSFHNSGLHLAVMYKRKEMIHTLLKRGKEKLVELRSNDLQTVIHLAARYEEPEILNILEEKHCYSEQQDIHSKIPLHHAAENGSLECIKALWRCSQFLISLNDRDDKGKTPLHLAASNNHVEAFNLLLAKGGDVGCQDHQQSTALHLAVQAGALKIVRRLLNPMLPNTLEIKDADQNTPVLIACMHNRLDILKLLLDKGADVSALNKDCMSCLDVAVESDSIQVARTLVKHDRWKEVVHASSKDQIPAMEKLIQTFPEVAEIVLDQCITYDHRPINHLEYTVTFNFKLLDPFNSLSSDHYFFGPGAMATYRRERLLNHSVTQALLRWKWLVLGKYLNYFNFATFLAFLVMFSYFIVDKRSRVRLTSNSGIDKGSDSENSSALQGVVFAFVILSIMSEIIQLAWLRLNYFKEYSNLLDLAMEITALIYILPYVTHDELYGNAQVQWTAGTWALLLTYINCILSLRRVSGVAIYISMYVEVFLTFIKVIAIFTVFLIGYALVFHVLLIQEDNFSSVWISFVKTVVMMVGEMDYSDLLSSYVVNSAKVPGTEMLYVPLPVLSHIMFMLFVLSVSIILMNLLVGLAVGDIDSIQKTATLRNLIDQATVVDDIQRRYPKWILKYTYQESLVIKPNQNRFLKMLQLSGSGITDSGFLDSLRKEQSSEGDGDQDLDNYEEQRYKKQEKRIKNLQATVDAQTELLKAIADKLQIEKR, encoded by the exons ATGTCCGAAGAAGAAG AGAGCCCATCTTCAGTTAGGAAAAAACTTATCTCTGAAACATCACTAGATGGTTCAACTTGCCTGGATGACAACGTAGAAATGGACACTTATTCACAGGAAAAACCGGAGGGATTTCACAAAAATTTTCATAGGATGTTGTCAACGGGACAGGGAGTGAGCGTTTTAGAGGCAGTCCAACAAGAATGCTTGAAGGAAGGCGGCTCTCAATTGACATCGTCGACAGAAGAGGAGTTATTTAATGCTACTGACAGTGATGGATGCACGTTATTGCACCATGCGGCGCGTTGTAATAAATCTGCGACGATCAACATCTTGTTGGATGTCGGCAATGTTGATATTGATCAAGTGCAAAATATGGGATTCACTGCCCTTCATTTGGCTGTTAG ACATAAAAGCATTGAAGCTTTGAAACTCTTACTCAAAAGAGGCGCAGACCCTAACAAACCAGACAACGATGAATGCACGCCACTTTTGTTTGCATCTCGGAGAGGCTACACAGAAATCGCAGATATTTTACTGAGTGATGAAAGAATAAAAGTGAATTATGCCAACTTGGCCAAAATAACCCCACTTCTTGCAGCCTGTGCCGGTGGAAGCAAACCTATGTGTGAAATGCTTATAGCGCATAATGCTGACATAACCACCAAATCTTCGAACATGACAACGGCCCTTCATTATGCTGCTTTCAGCGGACATGCAGAGATTTGTGAATTGCTTATCACAACAG CCAAGAAACTTCAGCTCCCTCTGAAGGATTTCTtagaagaaagaaatgtaGAAGACTCTACTGCCTTATACATGAGCTGTTTTAAGGGCTACACTGGAGTTGCTAAGTTACTCCTACAGCATGGagtagattacgaagctgttAGAGGAGTGAACTTGAGCACACCGCTCCATCTAACAGCGTTCCGGGGCCACGAGGAAATGACAAGGCTGCTAATTTCAAGTGGTGCAATGGTTGATTCCAAGGACGGGCATTTACAAACACCATTGCATCA AGCTGCGAAGTTGAATCATACAAAAATAGCCGAAGTTTTGTTGGAAAATGGAGCGAGCATAGAGGCCAAGAACATGATGGATATGACGCCATTTTTGATCGCTGTAGCTCATGGAGCTAAAGAAACAGTCGAGGTGTTGCTGGACCGTGGAGCTGATCTGTTTGCCAGGGATTCTTTTCACAACAGTGGACTCCATTTAGCTGTCATgtacaaaagaaaggaaatgatTCACACGCTATTAAAGCGAGGCAAGGAAAAGTTGGTTGAATTGAGGAGCAATGACCTACAGACCGTGATACATCTTGCTGCTCGCTACGAGGAGCCAGAG ATTCTGAATATCCTCGAAGAAAAACATTGTTACTCTGAACAACAAGACATTCATAGCAAGATACCTCTTCATCATGCGGCAGAAAATGGATCGCTTGAGTGTATCAAGGCTCTTTGGAGATGCTCACAGTTCTTGATATCTTTAAATGATCGAGATGACAAAGGAAAGACACCGCTTCACCTCGCAGCCTCAAACAACCATGT CGAAGCTTTCAATTTATTGCTTGCAAAAGGAGGCGATGTCGGTTGTCAAGATCATCAACAAAGCACCGCACTTCACCTAGCAGTCCAGGCTGGTGCACTGAAAATTGTGCGGCGCCTGCTAAACCCCATGCTGCCTAATACATTGGAGATAAAAGATGCTGATCAGAATACCCCTGTTCTGATAGCATGCATGCACAATCGTCTGGACATACTCAAGCTGTTGTTGGACAAAGGAGCTGATGTTTCGGCGCTAAACAAAGATTGTATGAGTTGCCTGGATGTGGCCGTTGAGTCGGATTCAATACAAGTTGCAAGAACCCTTGTGAAACACGATAG GTGGAAGGAAGTAGTCCATGCGTCATCCAAAGATCAAATACCAGCAATGGAGAAGCTGATACAAACGTTTCCAGAAGTTGCAGAGATTGTGCTAGATCAATGCATTACTTACGATCATCGACCAATAAATCACCTTGAATACACAGttactttcaattttaaaCTATTGGATCCGTTCAATTCTCTTTCCAGTGATCATTACTTCTTTGGTCCTGgtgccatggcaacataccGTCGTGAAAGACTCTTGAATCATTCTGTCACACAAGCTCTCTTGCGGTGGAAATGGCTTGTTCTTGGAAAGTACTTAAACTACTTTAATTTTGCTACGTTCCTCGCTTTtcttgtcatgttttcttaCTTCATAGTTGACAAAAGAAGTAGAGTGAGACTCACATCAAACAGTGGAATAGACAAAGGTTCGGACAGTGAAAATTCGTCAGCCCTCCAAGGGGTGGTCTTCGCATTTGTGATCCTGAGTATAATGTCAGAGATTATTCAATTGGCTTGGCTTCGACTTAACTACTTCAAAGAATACTCAAACCTTCTGGACTTGGCAATGGAAATCACAGCACTTATTTACATCCTACCATACGTAACCCATGACGAGCTTTATGGAAATGCTCAAGTGCAATGGACAGCCGGAACATGGGCCTTGCTTCTTACCTACATCAACTGCATTCTCTCTCTACGTCGTGTGAGCGGAGTTGCCATTTATATATCAATGTATGTAGAAGTTTTCTTGACATTCATCAAAGTGATCGCCATTTTCACTGTCTTCCTTATCGGTTATGCATTGGTATTTCACGTTCTTCTCATACAAGAG GACAACTTTTCATCGGTATGGATCTCGTTTGTTAAAACAGTCGTGATGATGGTCGGTGAAATGGATTACTCTGATTTGCTGAGCAGTTATGTAGTCAACAGTGCAAAAGTACCCGGTACCGAAATGTTGTACGTGCCTCTTCCAGTTCTATCCCACATCATGTTCATGCTGTTTGTCTTGTCAGTGTCCATCATCCTTATGAATCTCCTG GTTGGTCTTGCAGTAGGTGATATTGACTCAATACAAAAGACAGCAACTCTTCGTAATTTAATTGACCAAGCCACTGTGGTAGATGACATTCAAAGGAGGTACCCCAAGTGGATTCTAAAATACACTTATCAGGAATCATTGGTGATAAAACCCAATCAAAATCGGTTTCTCAAGAT GTTACAGCTCTCTGGTTCAGGTATCACGGATAGTGGATTTCTTGATTCACTTCGAAAAGAGCAATCGAGTGAAGGAGACGGCGATCAGGATTTGGATAACTACGAGGAACAACGATATAAAAAACAAGAGAAGAGAATCAAGAACCTTCAAGCCACTGTGGATGCACAAACTGAACTACTAAAAGCTATAGCTGACAAACTTCAGATTGAAAAACGATGA